The Oncorhynchus kisutch isolate 150728-3 unplaced genomic scaffold, Okis_V2 Okis01b-Okis20b_hom, whole genome shotgun sequence genome contains the following window.
CATTCCATTAAAACAAtgcagtcaatccacagccataCACTTTCTGACATCAGTTGTTGATAGGGcttagacaagttgtaaatgcaagtactgatattgtatcGTATAAAAACACTCACTGCTTTCCAAGAGAGCACACATTGAGACATTGTGGtttgtttacatatattttagaggCTAATTATACGGAAAATGTGTATAAAACCTGTATAAACTATATTCATAATTATATGACCAATATTTTAGGTCGACTAATTCTATTACCCAATTTCTGATGCATCACGTGCCTTTTATTTTCCTGCGCCAGTTAAAGCAGGAAATGCATCAcctactgccattcattccaattagactgggttggatttctccctgaccaagatggctgccattttcagACCATTATGGAACTTTGAGGGTTTACAACACAGCCCCTCTAGTAATTGAGTAGGATCTCTATGGGTGCAGGTACATGGTATTGTAGAAAATCTGGGGTGTATCTCCGACCAGTATGCAAACTGGGTCCAGGAGACTGTCAACCCAACAGTGATCTGAACCTCTTGACGAgtttgctaggtgttgggttaaggttgctgtagtattttactgtatgtacagtatactgttaaGCATGCAAGTGATGCTGTTCTCTCCTATCTGTACTAGCAGCGTCTCTAACCCCTATAATGTTGTCATTGAAACAGGAGAGGTTGCCAGATCTGACACAGACATCTCTGAGAAGCACCACCGCTGCTCCGAGTGCGGAAAGAGGTTCCTCACAAAGACGCGGCTGAACAGACATGCGCTGATTCACAGCGGAGAGAAACCACATCAGTGCTCTGTCTGCGGGAAGTGTTTCTTACGACCCGACGacctgaggagacacatgaccaTCCACACCGGAGAGAAAACCAAGCACGTCTGCCATCCGTGTGGGAAGACATTCACCTTGCTACGGCACCTCAAGATCCACCAGCGAGtccatacaggagagaaaccataccACTGCTCCAAGTGCCCGGAGAGTTTCGCCCACCTGTTGGAGTATAGGAAGCACAGACAGACCCACCGTATTGAGAAACCATACCACTGTGATGACTGTGGCAAGATGTTCTCCCACTTCAGAACCCTCAAGGTTCATCGTCtgatccacacaggagagaaccTCCACCACTGCTCCTACTGCGGGAAGGGCTTCACGATCAGAGGGAACCTCAACACCCACCTACTGACCCACACCAAGGAGAAACCGCATCAGTGCCCCATCTGCGGACAACGCTTCGCCAGATCCCAGTGCCTGAAAAAACACAAGCTCAAGAAGTTACACATGGAAGAGGTCCTCTACCACATCTGCGACTGCGGTAAGAGCTTCACGGATGTAGAGAAGCTGCAGACGCATGCAAGGACGCACTTGAAGAACCTTCAGAAGAGGTTCTGCTGTTCGTACTGCGGTCGTACGTTCGTACGGGCTGGTGACCTTCAAAgccaccagagaacacacactggagagaaaccgtacGTCTGCACTATATGCGGGACCCGTTTCGCACAGTCTGGGAATCTGAGAGTGCACCAGATCACGCACACTAAAGAGAGGCCGTACCCTTGTACTGTCTGTGATAAGGGGTTCACCACACCGGGGAGTCTGAAGGTGCACATGAGGCtccatacaggggagaagccgtATGTCTGTAGCCTGTGTGGGAAAGGGTTCCATGTACCCAAATTGCTGAAGAAACACCAGGAGCATCACACAAGCGAGATGACAGCCTCCTTGGACATGACATAGGAAAAGCCTACAATTTGTctgggggacttttattttggaAAACACATGTCGTCAATGAGACCAGTGGCCAGTACTTTAGTCACTGAGGCCTAATCCTTTCTCAATTCATCTTTCCTCGATTATCTCGCATCCTCAACTGTATTGGAGGAGAATATCTAAAGTCCCTCCCCtcagaccttctcctccaatgagttttgagaagaagctgaggagagagaatgcaaagaCTCGAGGACTGATGAattgagaaaagaaatccaggtttCAATGGCCAAATGATTGCTGGTGGTTTCTCTGCTGCTCTCATTAACACTAGCATCGCTGGGCCTCGGGCACGTACCAGTGGAACGTCTACATTTGAAACAGTCTATACATCCATTTAATAAAGGACATGgggttttcaaaataaaagtcatcTGAAATTGTGCTCCAAATGTGCTTTTCAACATCTCACTAGTCATGACTGAATTTGTAGTGCTTCATTTAGTGATACAGCCTTCATAAAGCTTCTCTAGGTTAACGACATATATGaagacagtaatgatatatataATGATGTGTTACATCGTGTTGTCCTctttaggtagcctagtggttaaagcattgggccagtaactgaaaggttgctagatcgaatccctgagctgacaaggtacaaatctgtcattctgcccctgggcagttaacccacggttcccctgagcaaggcagttaacccactgttcccctcaaatcaaatcaaatcaaatttatttatatagcccttcgtacatcagctgatatctcaaagtgctgtacagaaacccagcctaaaaccccaaacagcaagcaatgcaggtggagaagcacggtggctaggaaaaactccctagaaaggccaatacctaggaagaaacctagagaggaaccaggctatgtggggtggccagtcctcttctggctgtgccgggtggagattataacagaacatggtcaagatgttcaatgttcataaatgaccagcatggtcgaata
Protein-coding sequences here:
- the LOC109883030 gene encoding zinc finger protein 436-like, which translates into the protein MFFCLVISCRVHTMSELGSGCRVHTMSELGSGCRVHTMSELGSGCRVHTMSELGSGCRVHTMSELGSGCRVHTMSELGSGCRVHTMSELGSGCRVHTMSELGSGCRVHTMSELGSGCRVHTMSELGSGCRVHTMSELGSGCRVHTMSELGSGCRVHTMSELGSGCSVHIMSEPGPGCGDPAQTSSQQGPEMASVKLEDCSQTVELNVIVKEEEEEREIEEEEEEEDEEDNDIDSDMEEEEDQKGGAVANPGLVIVKREDEEERDREKDEEEEEEGVDRTKPGEGASSDPDSLGDPDPERPYLCSQCGKRFTAASSLKIHMMTHSGEKPHHCSVCGKAFLRSYDLRRHQVVHKGEVARSDTDISEKHHRCSECGKRFLTKTRLNRHALIHSGEKPHQCSVCGKCFLRPDDLRRHMTIHTGEKTKHVCHPCGKTFTLLRHLKIHQRVHTGEKPYHCSKCPESFAHLLEYRKHRQTHRIEKPYHCDDCGKMFSHFRTLKVHRLIHTGENLHHCSYCGKGFTIRGNLNTHLLTHTKEKPHQCPICGQRFARSQCLKKHKLKKLHMEEVLYHICDCGKSFTDVEKLQTHARTHLKNLQKRFCCSYCGRTFVRAGDLQSHQRTHTGEKPYVCTICGTRFAQSGNLRVHQITHTKERPYPCTVCDKGFTTPGSLKVHMRLHTGEKPYVCSLCGKGFHVPKLLKKHQEHHTSEMTASLDMT